TAGAGCACGAATGCACTCTTTTAGTGCAAGTagagatttatttatttctgcACCTTCCATTcctaagttaaataaatataatacaattaaagaatcaaaaaaatatttcagaaattATTACGTGTTTGTCGGTTTGCTGAAGATGTATCTGCACCTCTTTCGTTTCCAGCTAAATctattaatgaaaattttccATGTATTTGATTTAAACCCGGGATAcgtaatacaatttgaaaaacagCATGAGACCTTGATGAGTTACTATTGGCTGATGTTTGACCTGAagttctaaaacaaaaaaaaaatgtatgtttcacaatattgtttaattattaatcattaaaaaataataaacatttacctAGCACTGTTACCgtcgttaattatttttaatacttcatcTACTGTAGTGACTACTTTTTCAGTAAGACCAACTACTTGTACTTTTTGCATGCCGTCTTCGAGTACTCTTAGCTTGGCTTTATCACCCAGCAAGTCAAACACCTATGGACAAATGcgaataatactttaataataaaccattaCCAAAAGATAAagcattactattattattaattaccttgCCACTGTAAATTTCGAAAAAGCTAGCAGTAACAACCAGATTTAATGGCGAATAACTAGGTGAATTCAAAAAACGAAAAACATCCTTAGCAGCCATTGCATAAATGCCTTTTTTACAGTCTTGTGTTTTCCCATGGAAATCCCCACCCATAGTGTGAGTCTTACCACTGCCAGTTTGTCCGTAAGCAAAGCATGTGGCCATGCCACCATCGAATATAGTCTTTACAAGAGGTCTTGCagaatatctaatttaaataaatattattgtttaattataaacacgtttttataaatttaaaacagttattaattaaactGACAATTTGTTACTAACTTATAAACTGTCTCATTGGTGCAAGTCTCGTCAAAGGCATAATCAAATCGGAAATGCtggttttctaaatattttgtaagatcTACTTTGTTTTTAGGTTCATGAACAATAACCTGATTTTTAGATGGAATCGCAACAACATCAACTTCCTTTCGATTGAATTCTGAAaatggaaataattataaatataataacagtagtcttttttttacaaattgttaaaatatatttttttacttatgccaatatagaaataatatttaaaaaaaatgttcatcaaGTATTTCAAAGATACAATACCTTTTTTATTGAGCGGCCTTTTTCTGACACAAACAGTAATTTGATGATCTTCAACTACTTCAGAGTCTCTCAAaggtttaaaatctaaattagatTGATAatctctaaaatataaaatattttcacattaaTATTTGATGACAATTGGATTTAATCTGTAATTTATAGCAAGCACACCTAATCATAGCAAGAAACTCCCAATTTGGATTACCAGGGTCCATGTTCATTAACgcttctttttcttcttttaattcAGCTTGACGTTGTCGTCTTTCTTCtcggttttttttcaatttagcaACTTCCTTAACAACATTACTCCGCCTGTCTTTGGCTGCTGCAGCGGCAGCGGCAGCAGCAGCTGCAGCTGCTCCTACTGCAGTAGTATTTGAGCCACGGATCGCTCCTgctgtattattactatacaagtGTGTTAGTTGTTGAGTTTGAGGTGGCGGATCAGCTGGTTTTAACACGGGAATTTGTTGATACTGGGTTGGAGGGTTTAAAGGTGTACATGGAACAGTTGTTGATAAAACTTCTCCAGTGCCATTCACTGCAGGTGAATAATGATTGGTCTGCCTACTAACTGGTTTTGTTCCTTTATAtgaacctaaaaaaaatttaatatcattaaaaatattttatattttatataaaatgtgtaatattgaataattttaataatttttggttggatTGTTAATCAAtggttaaatttgaaaataatttcataaaagttcttatttattaaattagcaaaataaaataaatacttgcctttattatttgtaaatgctTGTATTGAGGCTTTTGTGGaatactgaaaatataaatatatataatttaattattataaagtgtattatattacatttctaattacaaagtataaacattagTGGGAAAGAACTTCATAAGACATAAATATTGGTAGGTTACTAATGTCTGTTATACTTCACCAGGCACTTCATCGACCACAAACACAATTTTCAAATGGAAACTGGTTTTAGGTGTCGAACACACAATGGTGGCAAATGACTATATAGTACCATTTTTATCACATGACAAATAATActgttaatgttaaaatataaaaattagtttttttttttttatatagacttctttatatttttatctaataataattatacacaattgGTAGTATAGTATAGTGCCTAGCTAGTATTTTAccttaaattaacaaatattattattaatccgtAACTATTTTCTTAATGTGAAACTGTGAAaacctaattgtattttaaatagttaaatttaccCTCGCTAACTTGCTAGTTGTTGGTATATTAGTACCATTTTGAGCAACCATAGTAATACTGGGAATATTTGAACGTAATTGAGGATTCAGTTCCAAGATTCCATCTAAATCaatctataaacaaaacaaataatgtaaaattaattgaaataaattgtgaatCAAAGCAGTTAGTCTTCTTACCTCTTTGCCTTTTGTTTCACCATTTTCTAACCACTCTACTGAAATGCTTCTAGTATCTGGATTCATCCTAGACACAACGGCCTTATGGATGCGACCTGAAATCAAAggaaaaaatgttaagtttacactaatttaaataactataaaaataaatttaaagtaattacATTGGTCAagatattttcagtttatacataggtatctaAAGTATGTAAAAGCACATTTTAGATGTAACATTTAACATaggaaataaatattgtaaagtaggtataatttagtcagatataacaaaatttacaaaaacatatctATACGAAATCAAATTAAccaatattctaattatttattggaAATTCTTAAGGAAATGAACCTACATTTGCGTACAACAACTAAAATGGCAATGAACTTGaccttttataaattgtttccatgttcattaatattgtacaagGTTGCCCATAGGAACATATTTACAAACAGGAAACAACATAAGCTGGGCCTAAACCCTTATAGGTGTAAACATTTGAATGAAAGGGAAGGGTCAACACTACatgtataaacttataatatatggaaactatggtaacattttttagatcactataaacatgataaaatgACCACAACACATGACCTGGTTACAACCACCAACATCcaacatattatgaatataatggGGCAAAATACTtctagaataaatataaatattgataaacacaaaataaaaatcttactTATATCTATTTTAAGCAATATTTCATTAATCACCAACATCTGGACATTATGATtcgtcataaattaaaaatttaaatcgtatttcatataggtacattaaatacaaacaattcaGATTACATGTTATTTCAGTCTCCAAATGGGTAAAATGatgttattagttatacatAATGAGAACAttctattttgatttattaatttcattaataggTACGCATCAacaacttattttgttttttggtagCTTATTCTTGATTtcgataaataatatcatagataaaTTCTATCATAATCTTCTTTACATTCAAACTACATCTAGAATTAAACACAGATAATCATTGTTCAATATCTATTTAATGAACACGCGTCGAGatttaaacattatagtaaGTTAgtaaactattaaactataatattacacttgtaactcaaaattgttttacagataaaaaaaattatctttactaCTTCcgagtttatataaatatatacgtctTATGTCGATGTGAGTGATGCGAAACGAGTCACGAGTGACTATAACAGCCAGTAGGCTGTAtccgaacttttttttttttaattggaaattgtttaattgttatgtAAGGTTGTTTTCCTCACTCGCACGTCAAACATAACCATAGTTGAATAATTTGAACGagtaacaattttctttttttcaagattactaaaaaatataccaaggtTGCGTATGCCACGGGTTTCACAAACGTGAATTAGAAATTTGACGGACCCTCAAACATCGAAAAGTAATCCATAAATTCGTTAAGCTGTTGTGCAACCCGGGataatataactacctaattaattaataacaacgaatagtaaaataatttacacaataaacattaaatattaaaaaaaggttgtAATTTTCGTCTAGAACTTAAAATAATCATGTAAGTAATTGAAATAACCCACGTgctgttttttttaagtatagaaataatCTAAgcgtcaataaaataattctattagtTTATATGTTTATGGTACATACAACAAATGACaaagtaaaagaaaataatttactgccggattaattaattataatcgaaTTCTTTATGATTAATTCCATCTTCGTGCAATGACCTTTCGAGACACACCAAGATGGCAAGATGGACCACATTATAcccagaataataatttattccagAATGGCAGAATGCCttatttttactgtatacaATTCGAATTTAAttcattagaattttttaattaaaaatcagatttattGCTTGatcaatttacaaaaattgttatgattttTCATATGGTATGAAGAAATCGAATGTTTTTCAGTAACAACGctgagtacctacattattgcagttttacaatttttttcttaaaaaaaaaaagacatgaAAATCTTTAATTGAAATTTGCAATTGTTTAAAGGAGGGCTGGCGGTATTTCGAATCAAGATACAAGTATTTGTTAATTACCTCGGTATTTACTGAAAATACCATACCTTGGTAAATACATAAAGCACCGTACCTCGGTAATCAGCGTTTTCGATGAATTTAGAGATGTTTATACCCAAGAAAATTGTACATCTATTTCAAAAATgatgtttgtaattattataattatatcaattttaagttatattataaatgtatacggtatttttggtaacaaaatatgtaattatcgAATCACGGTATACCAAAAATATCGCCAGCCTtagtttaaactgtttaaagtCATAAAACACAAATAGGATTTAATAGGATTTAATAGCTTACTATTAAACAGCAAAAAGTCGCAAATAGAATAACCTTAGTTTTATTTGTGCGTATATTAAGGAAAgtttaataacaaacaaatcatgaattgtataatatgttaataaaacagataggtaataggtattatataatgcattaaataGGGGTAGAATATgaataacgtatatatataataaacatatacctacattctatacaataacacaaaatattatattacattttttaatgttaatattagtttataataaacaacCTTTGGAGAATGATTTTTGCGTAACTTTAATACTAATGAACTGAGCacaaaaatttaactaattttgatttttggattGTTCTATCTATTGGTAGTtcttataatctaaaataagacaagaaacattataatttttcattaaacaaACTATATATGAATTCCAacattatttgaatttgtatttttaagccggtattaattattatggttataatagGATAATATGCTACAGGTAATTACTTAACatagcattattaattttaataactaatagattattatttataaagtaaaaaaaaatataatttctaagttTCATACAAATCCAAAAGGAGTTAACAAGACGAACGGTATCTTGAAAATCGAAATATACGCTAATTACACacgtggtacctatatattatattattatataagtacaaacCCGTATCGTCAACGAGATTTCCAACACGCTCCCTCCTGTCGAACTCTTCGTCAAAAttacattgaatatttttatcagatatcgaaccaatatttttattgcactTGCATCTAGAATCATTACGGCGTTTGTCATGATGAAAACACGATAAGCTCTTCTTAATCCACGACGACATAATTGGTCAAACGGATAATGACTAACAAAATCTAGTATAGAGACTGCGAGGTCGGTAAAACAACTGAAACTATAAGCCAGCCTTTGATGCGAACGGTCCACGACTACACAAATGGTCGGATTTATTAGGTACACGCACCGCCAACGTTAATTTTACcgacaaatgtatttaaattaacgtGCGAAACTTTCAATTGCTTTACTCATTCAACGTTCATTGGGTACAATACTGGCGGTGTTGTCCGTACAGTATGGTTTGCAAATCGTACCAGGCACAAAGCAGCCCCCACCCCATACgcagtatatactatacacaatgTAGTTAGGatgatatatagtatatatagtatctaAACGTCTGGAGGCCATGGTAACTCGTTAAAAATAAACTCCAAATCGATCAGTATTTGACACAATTTATCCAAAGCAGTAGACacgataaattataaacaagtaGCAGCTGCCAATGCAATTTTTTTGTCTGATAAATTTAACGGCAATCGTGGAGTTCCACCAAAGTATTTTTATGGGAAAATTTGGATATTagcctatagtattattaatacgtgttttgaaaattattgtactTCATACAAATTCTTTTCTctactagaaaaaaattattatgaatcaaatattattaaaaaataataggcaACTGagatgtaaattaaaaatataagtataacctTATTTGGAAAGAATTCAGAATCCACCAAGGATTTCATGATTTGTTCAATGTTGGCTGTATGGACTTTTATAGTTCtgtgttattgatattatattggtaccCAACTATCGGCAGGtacgaattaaaaaatcataacaaaacattaaacaagTATAATAAACCACACTTATACGAATGTATATAGGTAGCATACAAATAAAGAATTTCAACGATTACGTACATAACTTACACAATTGGAAATCGAATAAATAAGttttccaattatattttaatattgtaaacaataaaatacaaatataacttactgtactttcaaaaaataaatcatttcacacatcattttatttttcatagaaaattACAATCCCAACTACCTATTTACAAAACCAACAAAATGTCAAGTccttataaacaataacaataaatgtatagaaaattctgttttatcaattattattacatctcTCGCGAATCAAGATTTGCAGTTTTGACTACATGTtaaactgtaaaattaaaaaaaaatgtttaccaaaaCTTGTTTAccttacattaatttattttaagattaaccTTTAATacagtttacaataatttaggtaccacGGCACCACGACCaccaatattaaattgattaaaaaaaatataaaacaataaaatcacaATGAAGATCTATTTACTTGAACGTTTTGCACTGAATCTAATTTGgatataggtacttcaaaatTAATGAACTGTAATCGTCATAAtgggtaaaataaaattacgtaacaaaaaaaaaaattgaatactcaAAAACTTTTTGAGGTAGTTTCTCAAGTTTCTGtattaatcattttagattctgagcggagcgaggaagctattgtttttacaatgatgtttattttcttttttttttatttttatttttatatcctgtatacaaaatttcttccagaaggagtgtttcgatttcaacatataggtattaccttatcttttagcaaattggatcaagatggtactttagagaggtcatttttcgattttccaacagttatttaatgccacgggaaaaaccaacggaaaattacgaaaaaacgctaaaaatgggattttaatttctaacgctttgtttattaccattaccaaattataatattttaatattaattcaacttacatgataaaataaataataacaaaatataaaatatctagactgtcaaaccgtctccgctcagaatcgtttttcttatacaatgatattatatcattggattcaagtctaatacaaccaatatacaattacccacttgtaatctatactgtacagcagagcaacatccacttacctgctttttttaaacatgaatcGGAAACTACtcgtttgtatttttatttagataaaatatcaacattCCATAACAATCTGCTTAACAATTCACAATATGAAAAGGTAGGTTCttatttgtcaaaaaaataaaaacttgagcCACCTGCACAGGACATGCCTTAAATGgtaagcaaataaaaatatgcttcttcagtatatttgaaaattccaataatcttaatcaattttattaggtactaaaagATAGATGGTGGTGAGCATGCTTTtcgaatcaccttgtatatcgtaatgataatataatatcccacGCGTCGTTGTAATTGGTCCCGAAGTACGATAATGGTCGAGGTGAACGCGATACAGTGGCACGCGATCTTATgtatgtaatagtataatacgcgTACATGAATATCAAAGATCGCACTGACAACGACctcgaaatattaaaatatagcgAATAATCTTATTTTATGACGTCAGACGAGAATAATGTACAAATAACAACAAAGTCGAAACACGTTTGGGTAGGTATTTGAATGTTTGATCgatttatagaattaaaaaaaacgcGTGTATGtaaatcatgaaaataatataactttatctTGACTGGAAAATAAGTTATTGTATAATGGGTCAGCACTCAGCATCATAATATCCTTaacaacgaaaaataacgcTAATTTACTGTatcattagtaaaataaattgcacaTGATTTTACTTCtgattaactattataaaaactaacttGTATTTGCGATGTACCCACCTACTTTGTTTCGGCGGAACTCAACCGATTAACCGATATTGTTGTAAGAATCACTAGTCACTGTGCACAATGCCCTATTTCGAGNNNNNNNNNNNNNNNNNNNNNNNNNNNNNNNNNNNNNNNNNNNNNNNNNNCAAGATTTGCAGTTTTGACTACATGTtaaactgtaaaattaaaaaaaaaatgtttaccaaaaCCTGTTTTaccttacataattttattttaagattaaccTTTAATacagtttacaataatttaggtaccacGGCACCACGACCaccaatattaaattgattaaaaaaaaaaatataaaacaataaaatcacaATGAAGATCTATTTACTTGAACGTTTTGCACTGAATCTAATTTGgatataggtacttcaaaatTAATGAACTGTAATCGTCATAAtgggtaaaataaaattacgtaacaaaaaaaaaaaaaattgaatactcaAAAACTTTTTGAGGTAGTTTCTCAAGTTTCTGtattaatcattttagattctgagcggagcgaggaagctattgtttttacaatggtgttttttttttttttttttatatcctgtatacaaaatttcttccagaatgagtgcttcga
This portion of the Acyrthosiphon pisum isolate AL4f chromosome A1, pea_aphid_22Mar2018_4r6ur, whole genome shotgun sequence genome encodes:
- the LOC100162821 gene encoding kinesin-like protein KIF2A isoform X1 gives rise to the protein MSSWIKKSLSCFHHDKRRNDSRCKCNKNIGSISDKNIQCNFDEEFDRRERVGNLVDDTGRIHKAVVSRMNPDTRSISVEWLENGETKGKEIDLDGILELNPQLRSNIPSITMVAQNGTNIPTTSKLARYSTKASIQAFTNNKGSYKGTKPVSRQTNHYSPAVNGTGEVLSTTVPCTPLNPPTQYQQIPVLKPADPPPQTQQLTHLYSNNTAGAIRGSNTTAVGAAAAAAAAAAAAAKDRRSNVVKEVAKLKKNREERRQRQAELKEEKEALMNMDPGNPNWEFLAMIRDYQSNLDFKPLRDSEVVEDHQITVCVRKRPLNKKEFNRKEVDVVAIPSKNQVIVHEPKNKVDLTKYLENQHFRFDYAFDETCTNETVYKYSARPLVKTIFDGGMATCFAYGQTGSGKTHTMGGDFHGKTQDCKKGIYAMAAKDVFRFLNSPSYSPLNLVVTASFFEIYSGKVFDLLGDKAKLRVLEDGMQKVQVVGLTEKVVTTVDEVLKIINDGNSARTSGQTSANSNSSRSHAVFQIVLRIPGLNQIHGKFSLIDLAGNERGADTSSANRQTRMEGAEINKSLLALKECIRALGKKGSHLPFRASKLTQVLKDSFVGENTRTCMIAMISPGLSSCEHSLNTLRYADRVKELDASDPAAGEVTAPMYSPPPSRSPNISRNLQDVSMVDDDLAALRSLNEGELSADLYNFHEAVSQLQEQEDEMLDKHKSLLESGQKWLQKDKQLLAMTKNVDYDQDAYSLQLLNLLQTKLAATQDLVETVLAFRKQLTTEEQFSQNIIRGGHR
- the LOC100162821 gene encoding kinesin-like protein KIF2A isoform X2 — its product is MQVEEALFDGVNLKLAMDIKIKRTDGRIHKAVVSRMNPDTRSISVEWLENGETKGKEIDLDGILELNPQLRSNIPSITMVAQNGTNIPTTSKLARYSTKASIQAFTNNKGSYKGTKPVSRQTNHYSPAVNGTGEVLSTTVPCTPLNPPTQYQQIPVLKPADPPPQTQQLTHLYSNNTAGAIRGSNTTAVGAAAAAAAAAAAAAKDRRSNVVKEVAKLKKNREERRQRQAELKEEKEALMNMDPGNPNWEFLAMIRDYQSNLDFKPLRDSEVVEDHQITVCVRKRPLNKKEFNRKEVDVVAIPSKNQVIVHEPKNKVDLTKYLENQHFRFDYAFDETCTNETVYKYSARPLVKTIFDGGMATCFAYGQTGSGKTHTMGGDFHGKTQDCKKGIYAMAAKDVFRFLNSPSYSPLNLVVTASFFEIYSGKVFDLLGDKAKLRVLEDGMQKVQVVGLTEKVVTTVDEVLKIINDGNSARTSGQTSANSNSSRSHAVFQIVLRIPGLNQIHGKFSLIDLAGNERGADTSSANRQTRMEGAEINKSLLALKECIRALGKKGSHLPFRASKLTQVLKDSFVGENTRTCMIAMISPGLSSCEHSLNTLRYADRVKELDASDPAAGEVTAPMYSPPPSRSPNISRNLQDVSMVDDDLAALRSLNEGELSADLYNFHEAVSQLQEQEDEMLDKHKSLLESGQKWLQKDKQLLAMTKNVDYDQDAYSLQLLNLLQTKLAATQDLVETVLAFRKQLTTEEQFSQNIIRGGHR